The following coding sequences lie in one Oryza brachyantha chromosome 10, ObraRS2, whole genome shotgun sequence genomic window:
- the LOC102705467 gene encoding glycine-rich cell wall structural protein 2-like — translation MGKLVALSFVVLLSIGLANASRVARYASAGGGGSGEGGGGGSAGGSGWGSGSGSGYGQAGGDGSYASGGGGGGGGGGGENGGSGYGSGSGSGYGQAGGSGPYGGGYAQGGGGGQGGGGGQNGGSGYGSGSGSGYGQAGGYGPYGGGYTQAGGQGGGGGGGQNGYGSGSGSGSGSAYGGQP, via the coding sequence ATGGGTAAGCTCGTGGCTCTTAGCTTTGTTGTCCTCCTAAGCATTGGATTAGCCAATGCTAGCAGGGTAGCTAGATATGCTAGTGCTGGGGGTGGCGGTAgtggagagggaggcggcggcggatcagCTGGTGGTTCCGGCTGGGGTTCTGGCTCGGGCTCAGGATATGGCCAAGCAGGTGGTGATGGATCATATGCTagtggcggtggaggtggaggcggaggaggtggtggagaaAACGGTGGATCTGGATATGGTTCTGGGTCTGGATCTGGGTATGGACAAGCTGGTGGGTCTGGACCATATGGTGGAGGGTATGCacaaggaggtggtggtggtcaaggtggaggtggagggcaAAATGGTGGATCTGGATATGGTTCTGGCTCTGGGTCTGGATATGGTCAAGCCGGAGGGTACGGACCGTATGGCGGTGGGTATACTCAGGCTGGTGGCcaaggtggtggcggcggtggtggacaGAATGGATATGGCAGTGGCTCAGGAAGTGGGTCTGGAAGTGCCTATGGTGGGCAGCCATAG
- the LOC102705192 gene encoding putative glycine-rich cell wall structural protein 1, with the protein MAGSKVVVLSFVVLLVIGVANARPKKYASAGGEGGGGGGGGGSPGGGSGGGSGSGSGYGQASGPGGAYASGGGGGGGGGGGSNGGSGYGSGSGSGYGQSGGYGPYGGGYAQGGGGGGGGGGGQNGGSGSGSGSGSGSGQAGGYGPYGSGYAQGGGGGGGGGGGQNGGSGSGSGSGSGSGQAGGYGPYGGGYAQAGGQGGGEGGGQSGPGGSGYGSGSGSGSGSAGHP; encoded by the coding sequence ATGGCTGGGTCTAAGGTAGTAGTACTTAGCTTCGTTGTCCTCCTAGTCATAGGAGTAGCCAATGCAAGGCCGAAAAAATATGCTAGCGCTGGGGGCgaaggcggtggcggtggaggtggaggtggctcGCCAGGGGGTGGTTCTGGTGGGGGATCTGGCTCTGGTTCTGGGTATGGGCAGGCAAGCGGGCCTGGTGGAGCATATGCtagtggtggcggtggtggaggaggtggtggcggtgggtCCAATGGTGGATCTGGATATGGTTCAGGTTCAGGGTCTGGGTATGGTCAATCAGGGGGTTATGGGCCATATGGAGGAGGATATGCTCAAggtgggggaggcggcggcggcggtggtggtggacaaAACGGTGGATCAGGATCAGGATCTGGTTCAGGATCTGGATCAGGTCAGGCTGGAGGATACGGACCTTACGGAAGTGGATATGCTCAGggtgggggaggcggtggtggaggtggtggtggacaaAACGGTGGATCAGGATCGGGATCTGGGTCAGGATCTGGATCAGGTCAGGCTGGAGGATACGGACCTTACGGAGGTGGATATGCTCAGGCAGGAGGACAAGGTGGCGGCGAAGGTGGCGGACAAAGTGGTCCAGGGGGCAGTGGATATGGTAGTGGCTCGGGAAGTGGATCAGGAAGCGCTGGTCATCCATAG